The Paracoccus seriniphilus genome includes a window with the following:
- a CDS encoding helix-turn-helix domain-containing protein — MNPVSGMISVSAGMLEKCHRTEFWRSLSSPLYDVSPLNDDQVIEGRLDSRLMGSFMIGKRWFDARVNLRDSLRIAQGGMDGYQLELFLEGSLVSDCDGTDMHLAPGDIGVFDFARPHRSRHTAGTSLMVYMPRERMDAATGGRSIHGRVLRAGEPGTRLVTSVLHGLFDIMPDLPEQDAIALDDTMMNMLVANVAKQPLDNEDRNGAGHAGLRREILNFIRHNLRDPDLGPNMLADHFCMSRSQIYRMFPGRGGVGRVVREERLKHALHDLCRHHKLSITAIAYDYGFSSSNQFLRAFRSHFGMTPSQARQRSASTVPYLEGPKLAMHIAQLAADISC; from the coding sequence ATGAATCCTGTATCCGGGATGATCTCCGTTTCGGCAGGCATGCTGGAAAAATGCCATCGAACCGAGTTCTGGCGATCATTGAGCTCCCCACTTTATGATGTGTCGCCGCTGAACGACGATCAGGTGATTGAAGGTCGGCTCGATTCGCGCCTGATGGGGTCGTTCATGATCGGAAAGCGATGGTTCGACGCGCGCGTGAACCTGCGCGATTCTCTGCGCATCGCCCAAGGAGGGATGGACGGCTATCAACTGGAGCTTTTCCTCGAAGGCAGTCTTGTCAGTGATTGCGATGGAACCGATATGCATCTTGCCCCTGGCGATATCGGGGTCTTTGACTTTGCGCGGCCGCATCGCAGCCGGCATACGGCGGGCACCAGCCTGATGGTTTACATGCCACGCGAGCGGATGGACGCGGCAACAGGTGGGCGCTCGATCCACGGCCGGGTTCTGCGCGCGGGAGAGCCCGGTACGCGCCTTGTCACGAGCGTTCTGCACGGGCTTTTCGACATCATGCCGGACCTGCCGGAGCAGGACGCCATCGCTCTCGACGACACGATGATGAATATGCTGGTCGCCAATGTCGCAAAGCAGCCATTGGATAACGAAGACAGAAACGGTGCGGGACATGCGGGTCTGCGCCGCGAAATCCTGAATTTCATTCGCCACAACCTGCGGGATCCCGACCTGGGGCCGAACATGCTGGCTGATCACTTCTGCATGTCTCGCAGCCAGATCTACCGCATGTTTCCGGGCCGTGGTGGAGTCGGACGTGTTGTTCGCGAAGAACGGCTGAAACATGCCCTTCACGACCTGTGTCGGCATCACAAGCTTTCGATAACCGCCATTGCTTATGATTACGGCTTTTCCAGCAGCAACCAGTTTCTTCGGGCGTTTCGTAGCCATTTCGGCATGACCCCGAGCCAGGCGAGGCAGCGGTCGGCTTCAACGGTTCCATATTTAGAGGGACCCAAACTTGCTATGCACATCGCCCAACTCGCTGCGGACATTTCGTGTTGA
- a CDS encoding acyl-CoA dehydrogenase family protein — protein MPTGVDIDVFEQLVETVERFARERLIPAERRVEEEDAIPEEIVAEMKDMGLFGLSTPEEYGGIGVNVSQEARLIETLCYASLTFRSLIGTNVGIGSQGIVMDGTEEQKRRWLPGIASGDIIASFALTEPDTGSDAGGVRTSARRDGSDFVINGTKRFITNAVRAGVFTVFARTDPQKDGADGVSAFIVPADTPGITVARPDRKMGQRGTKTSDVIFENVRVPESAILGGRERLHQGFRTAMKVLDRGRIHVGAMAVGQSQRMLDIATDYALERKQFGKPIGEHQLVQGMLADSQAELQAARALVRATAETFDREGKAILEASCTKYFCTEAAGRIADRALQIHGGAGYMAEYDIERLYRDIRLLRIYEGTSQIQQLVIARRTLMQRAG, from the coding sequence ATGCCAACAGGTGTGGATATTGATGTTTTCGAACAGCTTGTGGAGACGGTGGAGAGATTCGCCCGTGAACGGCTGATCCCTGCAGAGCGTCGCGTCGAGGAGGAGGACGCCATTCCCGAAGAGATCGTTGCCGAGATGAAGGATATGGGACTTTTCGGGCTTTCAACGCCCGAGGAATACGGCGGCATCGGCGTGAATGTGTCACAGGAAGCGCGGCTGATCGAGACATTGTGCTATGCCTCGCTGACCTTCCGGTCGTTGATCGGCACCAATGTCGGCATCGGTTCGCAGGGTATCGTGATGGATGGCACCGAAGAGCAGAAACGGCGCTGGTTGCCCGGTATCGCAAGCGGCGACATCATCGCCTCTTTCGCGTTGACCGAGCCTGACACTGGTTCGGATGCCGGTGGGGTTCGCACCTCGGCGCGTCGCGATGGAAGCGATTTTGTCATCAATGGCACCAAGCGCTTCATCACCAATGCCGTGCGCGCTGGCGTCTTTACGGTCTTTGCCCGCACCGATCCGCAGAAGGACGGCGCGGATGGGGTTTCGGCCTTTATCGTGCCGGCAGATACGCCGGGAATTACCGTAGCCAGACCGGATCGCAAGATGGGCCAGCGGGGAACAAAGACCTCGGATGTCATCTTCGAGAATGTGCGGGTGCCTGAAAGCGCCATCCTGGGTGGCCGCGAGCGGCTTCATCAGGGTTTCAGAACCGCGATGAAGGTGCTTGACCGTGGTCGGATCCATGTCGGCGCAATGGCCGTGGGTCAGAGCCAGCGGATGCTTGATATTGCCACGGATTACGCGCTTGAACGCAAACAGTTCGGAAAGCCGATCGGGGAACATCAGCTGGTGCAGGGGATGCTGGCCGACAGTCAGGCGGAACTTCAGGCAGCCCGCGCACTTGTTCGCGCGACGGCCGAAACATTCGACCGCGAAGGCAAGGCAATCCTCGAAGCATCCTGCACGAAATATTTCTGTACCGAGGCTGCCGGGCGGATCGCCGATCGGGCGCTGCAGATCCATGGTGGCGCGGGCTATATGGCGGAATACGATATCGAGCGGCTCTATCGCGACATCCGCTTGCTGCGCATTTATGAAGGAACAAGCCAAATCCAGCAGCTGGTGATTGCGCGACGCACGCTGATGCAGCGGGCAGGCTGA
- a CDS encoding CaiB/BaiF CoA transferase family protein has product MRPLEGIRVVAIEQAVAAPFCTSRLADAGAEVIKIERPEGDFARGYDDVANGQSSYFVWLNRGKTSRTVNLASSAGREELARLLETSDVLIQNLKRGALARLGFGFDRLAQDFPRLVTCSISGYGEGGPMADRKAYDLLVQAESGLCSITGGPSEPARVGISLVDIATGATAQSAILEALIRRGKTGTGANISISMFDVMADWLTVPLLCHEGGKSPRRAGLAHPSIAPYGVFSADDGTQVLLSVQSDREWRKLCTVFLGNADLADDPRFCSNVTRVANRDETDALVAAAFAGMTGDEAVATLLRADVAVALVNDMAGLATHPHLRRITVETPNGAVSYPAPAPIWDDELRQYGPVPALNPLEC; this is encoded by the coding sequence ATGCGCCCACTTGAAGGTATCAGGGTCGTCGCCATCGAACAGGCGGTCGCGGCGCCCTTCTGCACTTCGCGTCTTGCTGACGCCGGTGCTGAGGTGATCAAGATCGAACGTCCCGAAGGCGATTTCGCGCGCGGCTATGATGACGTGGCGAATGGTCAGTCCAGCTATTTCGTCTGGCTTAACCGGGGCAAGACATCGCGTACGGTCAATCTGGCCTCATCGGCAGGACGCGAAGAGCTTGCCCGATTGCTTGAAACATCCGACGTGCTGATCCAGAATCTCAAACGAGGTGCATTGGCCCGACTGGGCTTTGGTTTCGACCGCCTTGCGCAGGATTTTCCCAGATTGGTCACCTGTTCGATCTCGGGCTATGGTGAAGGCGGACCAATGGCCGACCGCAAGGCTTATGATCTTCTGGTGCAGGCGGAATCGGGCCTCTGCTCGATTACCGGCGGACCATCCGAACCTGCACGGGTGGGCATCTCACTGGTCGATATCGCCACCGGCGCGACCGCTCAATCGGCCATTCTCGAGGCGCTGATCCGCCGTGGCAAGACCGGCACGGGGGCGAATATCTCGATCTCGATGTTCGACGTGATGGCCGACTGGCTGACCGTTCCCCTCCTCTGTCACGAAGGCGGCAAAAGCCCCAGACGCGCCGGGCTGGCGCATCCCTCGATCGCACCCTACGGCGTTTTCAGCGCAGACGACGGGACGCAGGTGCTGCTGTCGGTGCAGAGCGACCGTGAGTGGCGAAAACTCTGCACGGTGTTTCTTGGCAATGCCGATCTCGCCGATGACCCGCGCTTTTGCAGCAACGTCACACGGGTCGCCAATCGCGATGAAACCGATGCACTGGTTGCCGCAGCCTTTGCAGGGATGACCGGGGATGAAGCTGTCGCGACGCTGCTGCGCGCCGATGTTGCCGTGGCGCTTGTCAATGACATGGCGGGATTGGCCACCCACCCGCATCTGCGCCGCATCACCGTCGAAACGCCGAACGGAGCGGTTTCCTACCCGGCCCCTGCGCCGATCTGGGATGATGAGCTGCGCCAATACGGGCCCGTTCCCGCGCTGAACCCGCTGGAGTGCTGA
- a CDS encoding SDR family NAD(P)-dependent oxidoreductase: MSEMKALEGKVMLVTGAGGGIGRAIAMEAARAGAAVVVNDIGASLDGQRESSAAAQETVAEIERTGGRAVANGDDVTDPSGAQAMVKQATDAFGRLDAVVNNAGILRDCFFHKMTYENFDAVVKVHLYGTFNVSRAAADVMREQGSGSLIHMTSTSGLIGNLAQANYSAAKLGITALSKSLALDLSRWNIRSNCIAPFAWSRMTSSIKVDSPEQEERVNRMKEMSPEKIAPLALYLASDDGADTTGQIFAVRNNEIFLVSQPRPTRSVHRGEGWDLDSVRNHAIPALRGSYVPLDVSADVFCWDPV, translated from the coding sequence ATGTCTGAAATGAAAGCCCTTGAAGGGAAGGTCATGCTTGTGACCGGCGCTGGTGGCGGCATTGGCCGCGCCATTGCAATGGAGGCCGCCCGTGCCGGTGCAGCCGTGGTCGTCAATGATATTGGCGCGTCACTGGACGGCCAGCGTGAATCCAGTGCAGCTGCGCAGGAAACAGTTGCCGAGATCGAAAGGACAGGCGGACGGGCCGTCGCCAATGGCGATGATGTCACCGACCCGTCAGGTGCGCAGGCAATGGTGAAACAGGCCACTGATGCGTTCGGCAGGCTGGACGCAGTGGTCAATAATGCGGGCATTCTGCGTGACTGCTTTTTCCACAAGATGACCTACGAAAACTTTGATGCCGTGGTGAAGGTGCATCTTTACGGCACGTTCAATGTCAGCCGCGCCGCCGCCGATGTCATGCGGGAACAGGGGTCAGGCAGCCTGATCCACATGACCTCGACTTCCGGGCTGATCGGAAATCTGGCGCAGGCCAATTACTCGGCCGCCAAGCTGGGAATCACCGCCCTGTCCAAATCTCTGGCGCTGGATCTGAGCCGCTGGAATATCCGCTCGAATTGCATCGCGCCCTTTGCCTGGAGCCGCATGACCTCTTCAATCAAGGTCGACAGCCCGGAACAGGAAGAACGGGTCAACAGGATGAAGGAAATGTCGCCAGAAAAGATCGCACCTCTGGCGCTCTATCTTGCATCGGATGACGGCGCGGACACGACCGGCCAGATCTTTGCGGTGCGCAACAACGAGATCTTCCTGGTCTCGCAGCCCCGACCAACCCGGTCGGTGCATCGTGGCGAAGGCTGGGATCTCGACTCGGTGCGAAACCATGCCATCCCGGCACTGCGCGGCAGCTATGTTCCGCTTGATGTCTCTGCGGATGTCTTTTGCTGGGATCCGGTCTGA
- a CDS encoding PaaI family thioesterase, whose product MASHRTRSLAEMPPQSKFSALLGIEIVTCTPEEVVCTMTVTEDMSNRNGVLHGGALMTLSDTAAGTATFISSPAEISNTTVEAKTNFIRPVRLGDTVTARCEPLHVGRATSVLQVTMTRGDGKVVGVTTQTHMFLGWNK is encoded by the coding sequence ATGGCCTCGCATCGAACCCGCAGCCTTGCGGAAATGCCGCCCCAGTCGAAATTCTCGGCCCTGTTGGGGATCGAGATCGTCACCTGCACGCCGGAAGAGGTCGTCTGCACGATGACGGTGACCGAGGACATGTCAAATCGCAACGGCGTTCTGCATGGCGGCGCCTTGATGACCCTGTCGGATACTGCTGCTGGCACCGCGACTTTCATCAGCAGTCCGGCAGAGATTTCCAACACCACCGTAGAGGCAAAAACCAATTTCATCCGCCCGGTCAGACTGGGCGACACGGTGACCGCACGCTGCGAGCCGCTTCATGTCGGGCGCGCAACATCGGTGTTGCAGGTCACCATGACGCGGGGCGACGGAAAGGTCGTGGGCGTCACGACCCAGACCCACATGTTTCTGGGCTGGAACAAATGA
- a CDS encoding acyl-CoA dehydrogenase family protein — translation MYDHIGDDYQDIRDAVRALCADFPDEYHRKIDEARAYPEEFVTALTQAGWMAALIPEEYGGSGLGLTEAAVIMEEINRAGGNSGACHGQMYNMNTLVRHGSQEQRQRILPKLASGELRLQSMAVTEPTTGTDTTQLKTTAVRKGDRYVVNGQKVWISRVQHSDLMILLARTTPLSEVSKKSEGLSIFLVDIKEAMKSGMEVRPIPNMVNHETNELFFDNLEIPEENLIGEEGKGFKYILTGLNAERTLIAAECIGDGYWFTDRVVNYVSERKVFGRAIGQNQGVQFPIAEAFIEVEAANLMRQKACRLYDAGQPCGAEANMAKYLAAKASWEAANACIQFHGGFGFASEYDVERKFRETRLYQVAPISTNLILSYVAEHVLGLPRSF, via the coding sequence GTGTACGATCACATCGGCGACGATTATCAGGACATCCGGGACGCGGTGCGTGCGCTCTGCGCCGATTTCCCTGACGAATACCATCGCAAGATCGACGAGGCCCGCGCCTATCCCGAAGAATTCGTCACTGCGCTGACACAGGCTGGATGGATGGCCGCGTTGATTCCCGAGGAATATGGCGGGTCGGGCCTTGGCCTCACCGAGGCGGCCGTGATCATGGAAGAGATCAACCGCGCGGGTGGCAATTCGGGAGCCTGTCACGGGCAGATGTACAATATGAACACGCTGGTGCGTCACGGTTCGCAAGAGCAGCGGCAGCGCATCCTTCCCAAGCTGGCCTCGGGCGAGTTGCGCCTGCAATCCATGGCCGTGACCGAACCCACCACAGGCACCGATACCACCCAGCTCAAGACCACGGCGGTCAGAAAGGGTGACCGCTATGTGGTGAACGGCCAGAAGGTCTGGATCAGCCGCGTCCAGCATTCCGATCTGATGATCCTGCTGGCCCGCACCACGCCGCTGTCAGAGGTCAGCAAGAAATCCGAAGGTCTGTCGATCTTTCTTGTCGACATCAAGGAGGCCATGAAATCGGGAATGGAAGTGCGCCCGATCCCGAACATGGTGAACCACGAGACCAATGAGTTGTTTTTCGACAATCTCGAAATCCCCGAAGAGAACCTGATCGGCGAAGAGGGCAAGGGGTTCAAATATATCCTGACCGGCCTGAACGCTGAACGCACCCTGATCGCGGCCGAATGTATCGGCGATGGCTACTGGTTCACTGATCGCGTCGTGAACTATGTCAGCGAACGCAAGGTTTTCGGGCGTGCCATCGGGCAGAACCAGGGGGTGCAGTTCCCCATCGCCGAAGCTTTCATCGAAGTCGAGGCCGCCAATCTGATGCGCCAAAAGGCCTGCCGGCTTTATGACGCGGGCCAGCCCTGCGGCGCCGAGGCCAACATGGCCAAATATCTGGCTGCCAAGGCCAGCTGGGAGGCGGCCAATGCCTGTATCCAGTTTCATGGCGGCTTTGGCTTCGCCAGTGAATATGACGTCGAGCGCAAATTCCGCGAAACGCGGCTTTATCAGGTGGCGCCGATCTCGACCAATCTAATCCTGTCCTATGTCGCCGAGCATGTGCTTGGCCTGCCGCGGAGTTTCTGA
- a CDS encoding IclR family transcriptional regulator — translation MTEDPGQKLVPAVQNAVRILRMLAMLGRPMGATQIARETGMNVSSAFNILRTLSHEGLLSFDPEAKTYRIGMGLMEFAVPLLGANPADVIRPTLTAIAREHETMIALWQFTRNARIVLTDRFTAPNIVHAVLAQNSRLPAFSGAIGRCYAATLELSEAQTRKGFDTVRWQDAPRFDSYWQDVLQARKTRTAYDLSQLYRGLDIVASLVRDANGMPRLGMSSITISGQQSKERLADIAAALAGAAAQVERCVFGRPVEN, via the coding sequence ATGACCGAAGATCCCGGACAGAAACTTGTACCCGCCGTTCAGAATGCCGTACGCATCCTGCGCATGCTTGCCATGCTGGGGCGCCCGATGGGCGCCACCCAGATCGCACGGGAGACAGGGATGAATGTGTCTTCGGCTTTCAATATCCTGCGAACCCTGAGCCATGAGGGGCTGCTCAGCTTCGATCCCGAGGCCAAGACCTATCGGATCGGGATGGGGTTGATGGAATTCGCGGTGCCGCTGCTTGGCGCCAACCCCGCCGATGTGATCCGCCCGACCCTGACGGCCATCGCGCGCGAGCATGAGACGATGATCGCCCTCTGGCAGTTCACGCGCAATGCACGCATCGTTCTGACCGACCGCTTCACCGCCCCCAATATTGTTCATGCGGTGCTGGCCCAGAACAGCCGCCTGCCTGCGTTTTCAGGCGCAATCGGCCGCTGCTATGCGGCGACTCTGGAACTGAGCGAGGCGCAGACCCGCAAAGGATTCGACACTGTGCGCTGGCAGGATGCCCCGCGTTTCGACAGCTATTGGCAGGATGTTCTTCAGGCCCGCAAGACGCGTACCGCCTATGATCTCAGCCAGTTGTATCGGGGCCTTGATATCGTGGCGTCCCTGGTTCGCGACGCCAATGGCATGCCCCGGCTGGGCATGAGCAGCATCACCATTTCGGGACAGCAGTCGAAAGAGAGACTTGCCGATATCGCTGCGGCGTTGGCCGGTGCGGCGGCCCAGGTCGAACGCTGCGTCTTCGGTCGCCCCGTCGAGAACTGA
- a CDS encoding FAS1-like dehydratase domain-containing protein, translating into MVTTPELDLDHLRSWIGREEQQSELLTPMIVQRLLATLDREGPTENGAIAPLLVHHCLCQFPAPTAALGPDGHPPRGGFLPPIPLPRRMWAGGELAFKSDAKVGDVITRNSVIDDVTLKHGRSGRLCFVTITHRFSSAGRELISERQDIVYRDISPSRPGASSSLPAAPEGSEQSSISMSAERLFRYSALTFNSHRIHYDVPYATGEEGYPGLVVHGPLQAMLLAQYAQDLQGPALRRFRFRSHSPVFGGGALLMNAHKVDGGLDLWTASPDGPIAMQARAEW; encoded by the coding sequence ATGGTCACGACACCTGAACTCGACCTCGACCATCTGCGCAGCTGGATCGGGCGCGAAGAGCAGCAATCCGAGTTGCTGACCCCGATGATTGTCCAGCGGCTCCTCGCGACCCTCGACCGTGAAGGGCCAACAGAGAACGGTGCCATCGCACCGCTGCTTGTCCATCATTGCCTCTGTCAGTTCCCCGCCCCGACCGCCGCGCTTGGCCCGGACGGCCATCCACCGCGTGGCGGTTTTCTGCCCCCGATCCCACTGCCTCGGCGGATGTGGGCAGGGGGCGAACTGGCATTCAAGTCAGACGCGAAAGTCGGGGACGTCATCACCCGGAACTCTGTTATTGATGACGTGACGCTCAAGCATGGGCGTTCGGGCAGACTGTGCTTCGTTACCATCACCCATCGCTTCAGCAGCGCCGGTCGCGAGCTGATAAGTGAACGCCAGGACATCGTCTATCGCGATATTTCACCATCCCGCCCAGGCGCATCATCATCGCTGCCGGCGGCTCCTGAAGGCAGCGAACAATCCAGCATCAGCATGTCGGCGGAGCGCTTGTTCCGCTATTCCGCGCTGACATTCAACAGCCACCGTATTCATTATGATGTCCCCTATGCCACCGGCGAAGAGGGCTATCCCGGTCTGGTGGTCCACGGACCATTGCAGGCAATGTTGCTGGCACAATATGCACAAGACCTTCAGGGTCCGGCGCTGCGCCGGTTCCGGTTCCGCAGCCATTCGCCGGTTTTCGGTGGCGGCGCATTGCTGATGAATGCGCACAAGGTCGACGGCGGGCTGGATCTGTGGACAGCCAGCCCCGACGGTCCCATCGCCATGCAGGCGCGCGCGGAATGGTAG
- a CDS encoding HpcH/HpaI aldolase/citrate lyase family protein, with protein MVALDLIRAPLFVPANRPERFAKAAASQTDAVILDLEDAVGPEQKDKARSQLRCDFTQKPVLVRVNACGTPWHEDDMAAISTFPFAGIILPKAEDPMVGATLSRAGARKMPLFPLIETARGLAQARNIAAHAGVQRLVFGSIDFCADLGCEHRRKILLPARSELVLASRLAGRAGPIDGVTARLDDCSEARTDAEHACALGMTGKLCIHPRQVPEVLLCFAPSAWAVDWARRVLDSGDGAVALDGAMIDEPVRLRARQIIAAMSKG; from the coding sequence ATGGTAGCTCTTGACCTGATCCGTGCGCCACTCTTCGTGCCAGCCAACCGGCCCGAGCGCTTCGCCAAGGCTGCCGCAAGCCAGACCGATGCCGTGATCCTTGATCTGGAGGATGCAGTCGGCCCCGAGCAGAAGGACAAGGCCCGTTCCCAATTGCGTTGCGATTTCACCCAAAAGCCGGTGCTGGTAAGGGTCAATGCCTGTGGCACGCCATGGCATGAAGACGATATGGCCGCCATCAGCACCTTTCCGTTCGCCGGAATCATCCTGCCAAAAGCCGAAGACCCCATGGTGGGCGCGACGCTATCGCGGGCGGGCGCGCGAAAGATGCCACTTTTTCCGCTGATCGAAACCGCACGCGGCCTTGCTCAAGCCAGAAATATCGCGGCACATGCAGGGGTGCAGCGCCTGGTCTTTGGTTCGATAGATTTCTGTGCCGATCTGGGCTGTGAACATCGCCGCAAGATCCTGCTGCCAGCGCGAAGTGAACTGGTTCTGGCGTCTCGACTGGCAGGCAGGGCCGGACCGATTGACGGTGTAACAGCCCGGCTGGACGACTGCTCCGAAGCGCGTACTGATGCCGAACATGCATGCGCGCTTGGCATGACCGGCAAACTCTGCATTCATCCCCGACAGGTGCCCGAGGTACTTCTGTGTTTCGCGCCATCGGCCTGGGCAGTTGACTGGGCAAGGCGGGTGCTGGACTCGGGTGACGGGGCGGTCGCCCTTGACGGGGCCATGATCGACGAGCCCGTCCGGCTTCGCGCCCGACAAATCATCGCAGCCATGAGCAAGGGCTGA
- a CDS encoding Zn-ribbon domain-containing OB-fold protein gives MTDMERQEAGPQAIYEAYLAQGRFMIQRAESTGEYVFWPRVVAPSGATDLHWVEAKGTGTIYAITVNRARDRSWNVALVQLDEGVRMMSTLPEEETGEIGARVKARIETTEEGPRVVFDLVKEGAA, from the coding sequence ATGACCGATATGGAGAGGCAGGAGGCCGGACCACAGGCCATCTATGAGGCCTATCTTGCGCAAGGCCGGTTCATGATCCAGCGCGCCGAAAGCACCGGAGAATATGTGTTCTGGCCGCGCGTGGTCGCACCCTCCGGGGCGACGGACCTGCACTGGGTCGAGGCCAAGGGTACGGGAACGATTTATGCAATTACGGTGAACCGGGCCCGCGACCGGTCCTGGAATGTGGCGCTGGTCCAGCTGGATGAAGGCGTGCGCATGATGTCGACGCTGCCGGAGGAAGAGACGGGAGAGATCGGGGCGCGCGTGAAGGCGCGGATTGAGACAACTGAGGAAGGTCCGCGCGTGGTCTTTGATCTGGTCAAGGAGGGCGCAGCATGA
- a CDS encoding Hint domain-containing protein, with protein sequence MPTIEQTVYVSKEMLGYIGNQPTNPPGINPGDEGFGLYAPDVTDLNTYLGTETEYYRLNGWQLNGADQFANGQFWSLDAYTGDGDPREDDDPSHWTEIYAQLTPKNDLVNGLGIGDNYIVLEIGGEHIMLDFDGTFSDVPTDVVYEPNRDPGGEGAPTFDEGEDAFDGAVCFAAGTLIETGNSPMRVEDLRVGQIVLTKDHGPQPIRWISSQTLSPAVLARHENLRPVRIKAGALGAGTPSSDLVVSPQHRILVRSKIANRMFGASEILVAAKQLLELDGVEIAADLEEVRYFHILFDRHEIVLSNGAESEAFYTGPQALKSVDAAARAEIFRIFPELKDRDYRPEPARTLVSGRVARNMVKRHIKNDMELVAA encoded by the coding sequence ATGCCGACCATTGAACAAACCGTCTATGTTAGCAAAGAAATGCTGGGCTATATCGGCAATCAGCCCACCAATCCCCCGGGGATCAATCCCGGTGATGAGGGGTTCGGTCTGTACGCGCCAGATGTGACGGATCTGAATACATATCTGGGGACAGAAACCGAGTATTACCGCCTGAACGGTTGGCAGCTGAACGGTGCAGATCAGTTTGCCAATGGTCAGTTCTGGTCCCTGGATGCCTATACCGGGGATGGAGATCCGCGTGAAGATGACGATCCGAGCCACTGGACCGAAATCTACGCCCAATTGACGCCCAAGAACGACCTGGTGAACGGCCTGGGTATCGGTGACAATTACATTGTTCTCGAGATTGGCGGTGAGCATATCATGCTGGATTTCGACGGAACGTTCAGTGATGTCCCGACCGATGTTGTCTATGAGCCCAACCGCGATCCCGGCGGCGAGGGGGCGCCGACTTTTGATGAGGGTGAAGATGCATTTGACGGTGCTGTCTGTTTTGCTGCGGGCACCCTGATTGAAACAGGCAACAGCCCCATGCGGGTCGAGGATCTGCGCGTCGGTCAGATTGTGCTGACGAAGGATCATGGCCCACAGCCGATCCGCTGGATCAGCAGCCAGACACTGAGCCCGGCCGTCCTTGCGCGCCATGAAAACCTGCGCCCTGTCCGCATCAAGGCTGGCGCCTTGGGGGCGGGAACCCCATCTTCGGATCTGGTCGTTTCTCCACAGCACCGGATCCTTGTGCGGTCGAAAATCGCGAACAGAATGTTCGGCGCTTCAGAGATTCTGGTTGCCGCGAAACAGCTTCTGGAGCTGGACGGTGTCGAGATCGCTGCCGATCTGGAAGAAGTGCGGTATTTCCACATCCTCTTTGACCGGCATGAGATCGTGCTCTCCAACGGTGCGGAGAGTGAAGCCTTCTACACCGGGCCTCAGGCTCTGAAATCGGTAGACGCGGCTGCACGGGCCGAGATTTTTAGAATCTTCCCGGAACTGAAAGATCGTGACTATCGACCTGAACCTGCACGAACTCTTGTCTCAGGTCGCGTGGCACGGAACATGGTGAAGCGGCACATCAAGAACGACATGGAACTGGTCGCAGCCTAA